Part of the Streptomyces sp. WMMC940 genome, ACCCGCTCCGGCGTCAGCGTCGCCGCCCGGCTGCGCTGATTCCCGATCCAGGCCCCCAGCTTGTGCTCCCGCTTCTCCTGGTCCTCGCCGACGATCCGCTCGACGTGCTTCCTCGGGACCTGAAGGTGCCTCTCACGCTCGTAGAACTGCTTGGCCGCCTCATAGTTCATGGCCCATCTGTCGGCCTGCGTGCGGCGCGGCGGCGGCTTCTAGGCCTCGGCTGCGGGCTCGATCCCGAGGACCTGCTCGCACATCCACTGCTGCACCGCCGTGAGCTTGTTCCAGCCGAGGCGCTGCGCCCGCACCCACCGTCCGAGGTCCTCGCCCCGGTGTACGACGATGCCCGGCTCGGTGGGCAGTTCACCGCCGACCTCCTCCAGGTGCTGCCTCGTGAGTGGAAGGCCCGCTGCCATTCGACTGGCCAGGCCGGGCACCAGGACGGGTCGATCTCCTCCAGCTGCTCCCGCCGCTCCGGCGACAGCGCGCCGGACCAGGACTCCGCCGGCAGCCCTTCGGCCTGGCGCTGTTCGAGTTCTGCGCGCGGGTCACCATCTGCGCCAGCAATACCGCCGCATCCACCGATTGGGCCTTCGCCGCGGACGGGTTCGCGATCGTGGTGCGGTGCCTGCGACGCAGCCGCACGCCCGCCAAGCCCATGGTCCGCATCACGCGCGCGATCCGCTTGTGATTGACGCGCCAGCCGTCCTCGCGGAGCTCGGCGGTGATCCTCGGGACTCCGTAGGTGCCGTCCGACTCACGGTGCACGGCTCGTATCCGGGCGGCGAGCCGGGCGTCGGCCGCCTGCCGGGCGGCCCGGTCCGCGGCCGTACGACGCCAGTAGTATTGATCAGAAACGGTTTGGGTTCTGGGTCGTTGGGTGGGTGTGAGCGATCTGGTGGGGGACGCGCGGCATCTGTCGCCGTCGGCGCA contains:
- a CDS encoding helicase associated domain-containing protein, which produces MNYEAAKQFYERERHLQVPRKHVERIVGEDQEKREHKLGAWIGNQRSRAATLTPERVGLLSAIDMRWT